The DNA segment TCGACACCGTCCTGATGCCCAAGAGCTGACACCACCGCGGGCCGAGGACGCGCGCCCGCCAGGTCGCCTCGACGGGAGCGACCTGCCGCCGCGCGTCCTTGCACCAGGGCACCCGCCGGCCGCCCGACCGGCAGGGCGCGGCCGGTGCCCTGCTCCCGGGCCGGTGCGCGAGCGGCGACGCCCGCGCACCGGCCCCGAGGAGTTCCTCATCCGTACGGGAGGCAGACGACACCATGGAACGACCGTCCCACGCGACGCCGCGCGAACCGTCAGCCGGCGCCGTAAGCCCGCGCCGTACGGCCGTCATCGGCAGCGGGGTCGCGGGGCTGACCGCCGCGCACATCCTGGCCCGCGCCCATCACGTCACCCTCTACGAGGCCGACGGCCGACTGGGCGGCCACGCCCACACACACGACCTGACCGCGCCGGACGGGCGCACGCACCGTGTCGACTCCGGTTTCATCGTGCACAACCAGCGCACCTACCCGAACCTGCTCCGCCTCTTCTCCGAACTCGGTGTCGTCACACAGGAGTCGGAGATGAGCATGTCGGTGCGGTGCGAGGGCTGCGGACTGGAGTACGCCGGCGCCCGCGGCCCCCGCGGACTGCTCGCCCAGCCGCGCAACGCCCTGCGCCTGCCGTACCTGCGGATGCTGGCCGAGGTGCCGCGCTTCCACCGGGCCGCCCGCGCCCTGCTGGCGCGGGACGCCGCCGACGACACGCTCACCCTGGGCGAGTTCCTCGACGCGGCGGGCTTCTCGCCGTACTTCCGGGCCCACTTCATGACGCCGGTGGTGTCCGCCGTGTGGTCCTGCGACGCGGAGACCGCCCTGCGCTACCCGGCGGCCTACCTGTTCCGGTTCCTCGCCCACCACGGCATGCTCTCGGTGAGCGGGTCACCGGTGTGGCGGACCGTCACGGGCGGCTCCGGAAGGTACGTCGAACGGATCGCCGCCGCCCTGCACGAGGTCCGCGCCGGCACCCCCGTACGGTCCGTGCTCCGGCACGCCGACGGCGTGGACGTGACCGCGGCGGACGGGACCACCGCCGCCTACGACCACCTCGTCGTCGCCACCCACCCCGAGCAGGCGCTACGGCTGCTCGGGGACGCGACTCCGGCCGAGAAGGACGTCCTCGGCGCCTTCCGCTACTCCCGCAACACCACCCTGCTGCACACCGACACCTCCCTGCTCCCGCGGTCGAGCGGGGCCCGCGCCTCCTGGAACTACCTGATGCCCGGCTGCCGGGCCGGCGCCGACCGGGTGCGGGTGAGCTACGACATGAACCGGCTCCAGCGACTCGACGCCTCGCGGACGTATGTCGTCACCCTCGGCGGCCAGGACCGGGTCGACCCCGCCCGGGTGCTGGCCCGGATGACCTACGAACACCCGGTGTACACCCCCGAGTCGGTCGCCGCCCAGCACCGGCTGCCCGAACTGAACACGGCCGTCACGGCGTTCGCGGGCGCCTACCACGGCTGGGGATTCCACGAGGACGGCTGCCGTTCGGGCGTCGAGGCCGCCGCCGCCCTGGGGGTGAGGTGGTGACGGCTCCGTCCGCCGGGCCACCGGCCGTCCTGTACCCGTGCGTGATCACCCACCGACGCCGCGCACCCCAGCGCTACGCCCTGCGGCACCGCACGTACCTGTGGCTGGTCGACCCGGACCGCCTGCCCGAACTGCCGCGCCCACTGAGGCCGTTGGCCCACTTCAGCGCCCGTGACCACTTCACGGGACGGGCTCCGTCGATCAGGGCCGCGCTCGACGGCTTCCTGGACGAGCACGGCATCGACCTGGAGGGCGGCCGGGTGCTGATGCTCGCGCACGCCCGGATCCTCGGCCATGTCTTCAACCCGCTCACCCTGTACTGGTGTTACGGCCCCCAGGGCACCGTGCGCTGCGTGGTGGCCGAGGTCCACAACACCTACGGCGGGCGCCACGCCTACCTGCTGCACCCCGATGCGACCGGAACCGCCACCGTCGCCAAGGACTTCTACGTGTCGCCCTTCCACCCGGTCGACGGCCACTACGAGATGCGGGTCCCGCCGCCCGGCGAGCTCCTGCGCCTGTCGATACGGCTGCACCGGCCCGGCGGCCCGCCCTTCACGGCCGCGGTCCGCGGCACCCGCCGCACGGCCACGGTCCCGGAACTGCTCCGCCTGTCCCTGCGCCACCCCTGGTCGACGCTCGCGGTGTCGGCCGCCATCCGCTTCCACGGTATCCGCCTGTTCCTGCGCGGCCTGCCGGTGCAGCCGCGCCCGGGCCGCCGTACCCCGGAGAACGCGTCATGACCACGGTCGAAGACCGCCCCGCCGCCCGCCACCGAGCGAACGGCCCCCGAACCGCCCCCGTCGACGCCGACCGCTGGCCCGACGTGGCCGCCGTACCGCGGGCGTCCTGGCCGGTGCGCGCCGTCACCGCGGCCGTACTGGAACGCGCCCTGCGGCGACTGCCCCTGCGCGTACGGTTCGCCGACGGCACCACCCTCGGCCTGGGCGGACCACTGATAGCGGTGCACGACCACCGGGCGTTCCACTCCCGCGTCGGCACCAGCGGGCTCATCGGCTTCGGCGAGTCCTACATGGCGGGGGAGTGGGACGCCCCGGACCTGGTCGGCGCGCTCACCGTCCTCGCCGCCCACGCGGCCGACCTGATCCCGCCCGGACTACAGCGGCTGCGGGGCCTGTGGACGCAGCGCCAGCCGCACACGCAGCGCAACACCCCGGACGGGTCGCGGACCAACATCAGCCGTCACTACGACCTCTCCAACGACCTGTTCGCGCTGTTCCTGGACGAGACGCTCAGCTATTCCTCCGCCGTCTTCCGCGGCTTCCCCGCCGACCGCTCGCTGCTGGCCGCCGCCCAGCAGCGCAAGGTCGACCGGCTGCTGGACCTGGCCGAGGTGCGCGAGGGCACCCGGCTGCTGGAGATCGGCACCGGCTGGGGCGAACTGGCGCTGCGCGCCGCCGCCCGGGGCGCGCACGTCACCTCGCTCACCCTGTCGACGGAACAGCGGGAGCTGGCGCTGGCACGGGTACGCGAGGCCGGGTACGAGGACCGCGTCTCGATCGAACTGTGCGACTACCGCGAGGCACACGGCACCTACGACGCGGTCGTCAGCGTGGAGATGATCGAGGCCGTCGGCGCGGAGTTCTGGCCCGTCTACTTCCAAACCCTCGACGAGCGCCTGGCGCCCGGCGGCCGGCTGGCCCTCCAGGCGATCACCATGCCGCACGAGCGGATGCTGGCCAGCCGCGGCACCCACACCTGGATCCAGAAGTACGTCTTCCCCGGCGGCCTCATCCCCTCGACGACGGCCGTGGAGGAGGCGGTTCGCGACCACACCGGTCTCGCGCCGACCGCCAGGGACGGTTTCGGCGCGCACTACGCCGAGACCCTGCGCCTGTGGCGGGAGCGGTTCACGGACCGCGCCGACGATGTCGAAGCGCTCGGCTTCGACGAGACCTTCCGCCGCTTGTGGACCTTCTACCTGGCCTATTCCGAGGCGGGTTTCCGCTCCGGATACCTCGATGTCCAGCAGTACCTGTTCACGAAGGAGGACCCGGCCCGATGACCACCACGCGTACCCCGGTCCGCACCGGGGCCGCGCAGCGGCTCGCCGCTCTCGCCGAGGACGCGCTCGGCGGCCCGCTGCCCGTACGGCTGCGCACCTGGGACGGCAGCGAGACCGGCCCGGTGGACGCCCCCGTGGTCGTCGTGCGCTCTCGGCGCGCGCTGCGCCGCCTGCTGTGGCAGCCCGGTGAACTCGGCCTCGCCCAGGCGTACGTCACCGGCGAACTCGACGTGGAGGGCGACCTGGCCCAGGGCCTTCGCGCCCTGTGGACCGCCGCACGGGAGCGGGGCCTGCACCCGCCGAGGCTCTCGCCGGCCGACCGGGCCCGCATCATCGGCAAGGGCCTGCGCCTCGGCGCCCTCGGCCCGCGCCCGCCCGCCCCCGCCACCCAGGCACGGCTGCGCGGCGGCCTGCACAGCAAGGCGCGGGACCGGGCGGCGATCAGCCACCACTACGACCTGTCCAACGACTTCTACCGCCTGCTGCTCGACGACACCATGGCCTACTCCTGCGGCTACTGGCCCGAAGCGGAGTCCGGGGCAGACCCGGCCGGCGCACAGCGCGCCAAGCTGGAGCTGGTCTGCCGCAAGCTCGGCCTCGTGCCCGGCGGCCGCCTGCTCGACATCGGCTGCGGCTGGGGCTCGCTGTCCCTGTACGCGGCCGAAGTGCACAAGGCACAGGTCACCGCCGTCACCCTGGCCCGGGAACAAGCCGCGTACGTGCGCGAACAGGTGCGGGAGCGACGGCTCGGGCACCGGGTCGAGGTGGTGTGCCAGGACTACCGGGACATCACCGGCTCCGCCTACGACGCCGTCGCCACCATCGAGATGGGCGAGCACGTCGGCGACGACGAATACCCCGCCTTCGCCGCCACCCT comes from the Streptomyces sp. SUK 48 genome and includes:
- a CDS encoding FAD-dependent oxidoreductase, translating into MERPSHATPREPSAGAVSPRRTAVIGSGVAGLTAAHILARAHHVTLYEADGRLGGHAHTHDLTAPDGRTHRVDSGFIVHNQRTYPNLLRLFSELGVVTQESEMSMSVRCEGCGLEYAGARGPRGLLAQPRNALRLPYLRMLAEVPRFHRAARALLARDAADDTLTLGEFLDAAGFSPYFRAHFMTPVVSAVWSCDAETALRYPAAYLFRFLAHHGMLSVSGSPVWRTVTGGSGRYVERIAAALHEVRAGTPVRSVLRHADGVDVTAADGTTAAYDHLVVATHPEQALRLLGDATPAEKDVLGAFRYSRNTTLLHTDTSLLPRSSGARASWNYLMPGCRAGADRVRVSYDMNRLQRLDASRTYVVTLGGQDRVDPARVLARMTYEHPVYTPESVAAQHRLPELNTAVTAFAGAYHGWGFHEDGCRSGVEAAAALGVRW
- a CDS encoding DUF1365 domain-containing protein, with the protein product MTAPSAGPPAVLYPCVITHRRRAPQRYALRHRTYLWLVDPDRLPELPRPLRPLAHFSARDHFTGRAPSIRAALDGFLDEHGIDLEGGRVLMLAHARILGHVFNPLTLYWCYGPQGTVRCVVAEVHNTYGGRHAYLLHPDATGTATVAKDFYVSPFHPVDGHYEMRVPPPGELLRLSIRLHRPGGPPFTAAVRGTRRTATVPELLRLSLRHPWSTLAVSAAIRFHGIRLFLRGLPVQPRPGRRTPENAS
- a CDS encoding cyclopropane-fatty-acyl-phospholipid synthase family protein: MTTVEDRPAARHRANGPRTAPVDADRWPDVAAVPRASWPVRAVTAAVLERALRRLPLRVRFADGTTLGLGGPLIAVHDHRAFHSRVGTSGLIGFGESYMAGEWDAPDLVGALTVLAAHAADLIPPGLQRLRGLWTQRQPHTQRNTPDGSRTNISRHYDLSNDLFALFLDETLSYSSAVFRGFPADRSLLAAAQQRKVDRLLDLAEVREGTRLLEIGTGWGELALRAAARGAHVTSLTLSTEQRELALARVREAGYEDRVSIELCDYREAHGTYDAVVSVEMIEAVGAEFWPVYFQTLDERLAPGGRLALQAITMPHERMLASRGTHTWIQKYVFPGGLIPSTTAVEEAVRDHTGLAPTARDGFGAHYAETLRLWRERFTDRADDVEALGFDETFRRLWTFYLAYSEAGFRSGYLDVQQYLFTKEDPAR
- a CDS encoding cyclopropane-fatty-acyl-phospholipid synthase family protein, coding for MTTTRTPVRTGAAQRLAALAEDALGGPLPVRLRTWDGSETGPVDAPVVVVRSRRALRRLLWQPGELGLAQAYVTGELDVEGDLAQGLRALWTAARERGLHPPRLSPADRARIIGKGLRLGALGPRPPAPATQARLRGGLHSKARDRAAISHHYDLSNDFYRLLLDDTMAYSCGYWPEAESGADPAGAQRAKLELVCRKLGLVPGGRLLDIGCGWGSLSLYAAEVHKAQVTAVTLAREQAAYVREQVRERRLGHRVEVVCQDYRDITGSAYDAVATIEMGEHVGDDEYPAFAATLHRLVRPRGRVLVQQMSRGTRAPGGGAFIEAYIAPDMHMRPIGETVGLLETAGLEVRSVESLREHYVRTIDAWHRTLEERRPDVVRLVGEETARVWRLYLVGGSLAFRERRMGVDQILCVRPTIDGDSGLTAAETADWYRNLGSA